A genomic segment from Streptomyces sp. NBC_00237 encodes:
- a CDS encoding inositol monophosphatase family protein codes for MTDEEPLKAELLRIALEAAHLAGDLLRDNRPHTLTVAATKSSPVDVVTEMDLAAEKLITGLLAERRPHDGILGEEGSATEGTSGVRWVVDPLDGTVNYLYSLPTWAVSIAAEYRGTTVVGVVAAPMRRETYRAVLGGGAYCDGPSGTDQKLTVRPSPPLAQALVGTGFGYLAARRKRQAEIAGQLIPGFRDIRRGGSAAVDLCDVAAGRLDGYYERGLNPWDYAAGDLIAREAGALTGGRPGDPASAELTVAASPGVFAPLQTLLEDLGAWHD; via the coding sequence GTGACCGACGAAGAACCCCTCAAGGCGGAGCTCCTCCGCATCGCCCTCGAAGCCGCCCACCTCGCCGGCGACCTCCTCCGCGACAACCGCCCCCACACCCTCACCGTCGCCGCCACCAAATCCAGCCCCGTCGACGTCGTCACCGAAATGGACCTCGCCGCCGAGAAGCTGATCACCGGCCTCCTCGCCGAACGCCGCCCCCACGACGGCATCCTCGGCGAGGAGGGCTCCGCCACCGAGGGCACCAGCGGTGTCCGCTGGGTCGTCGACCCCCTCGACGGCACCGTCAACTACCTCTACTCCCTGCCCACCTGGGCCGTCTCGATCGCCGCCGAGTACCGGGGCACGACGGTGGTCGGCGTCGTCGCGGCCCCCATGCGCCGCGAGACCTACCGCGCGGTCCTCGGCGGCGGCGCCTACTGCGACGGTCCCTCCGGCACAGACCAGAAGCTGACGGTCCGCCCCTCCCCACCCCTCGCCCAGGCTCTCGTCGGCACCGGCTTCGGCTACCTCGCCGCCCGCCGCAAGCGCCAGGCCGAGATCGCCGGGCAGCTGATCCCGGGCTTCCGCGACATCCGGCGCGGCGGCTCCGCGGCCGTCGACCTGTGCGACGTCGCGGCCGGGCGGCTCGACGGCTACTACGAGCGCGGCCTCAACCCCTGGGACTACGCGGCAGGTGACCTGATCGCCCGCGAGGCAGGCGCCCTGACCGGCGGCAGGCCCGGCGACCCGGCCTCCGCCGAGTTGACGGTCGCCGCCTCCCCGGGCGTCTTCGCCCCGCTCCAGACCCTGCTGGAGGACCTGGGCGCCTGGCACGACTGA
- a CDS encoding VOC family protein has translation MTEAAARLTPGTPCWVSLMVHQLPTTQEFYGALFGWEFRPGPQQLGPYVRALLDGKEVAGLGQLPPDRHLPTAWTPYLATDDAGASAQVISSSGGTVAVGPLDAGDAGRMAIASDPAGAVFGLWQAESHAGTAIAGAPGTPVWNELVTRETSSIVKFYQAVFGYDAEPVVSADFDFTTLLLEKKPVASLHGVGHALPRDRGAHWMTYFAVEDADAAAALVTDLGGHVVQQPRETVSGRAAVVADPEGAVFTVVRPRG, from the coding sequence ATGACCGAGGCTGCCGCTCGGCTCACGCCCGGCACCCCCTGCTGGGTGAGTCTGATGGTGCACCAGCTGCCCACCACCCAGGAGTTCTACGGAGCACTGTTCGGCTGGGAGTTCCGGCCGGGACCCCAGCAGCTCGGCCCGTACGTCCGGGCCCTGCTGGACGGAAAGGAAGTCGCCGGTCTGGGGCAGCTGCCGCCCGACCGGCACCTGCCCACCGCGTGGACGCCGTACCTGGCGACCGACGACGCGGGGGCCAGCGCACAGGTGATCAGCAGCAGTGGCGGCACCGTCGCGGTCGGGCCGCTGGACGCGGGGGACGCGGGGCGGATGGCCATCGCGTCCGATCCGGCGGGGGCGGTGTTCGGGCTCTGGCAGGCGGAAAGCCATGCGGGCACGGCGATCGCCGGGGCCCCGGGGACGCCCGTGTGGAACGAGCTGGTGACGCGGGAGACCTCCAGCATCGTGAAGTTCTACCAGGCCGTGTTCGGGTACGACGCGGAGCCGGTCGTCTCGGCCGACTTCGACTTCACGACGCTGCTCCTGGAGAAGAAGCCGGTGGCGTCGCTGCACGGGGTGGGGCACGCGCTGCCCCGGGACCGGGGCGCGCACTGGATGACGTACTTCGCGGTCGAGGACGCGGACGCGGCGGCGGCGCTGGTGACGGACCTGGGCGGGCACGTGGTCCAGCAGCCGAGGGAGACCGTGAGCGGGCGGGCGGCCGTGGTCGCCGATCCGGAGGGGGCAGTCTTCACGGTCGTACGGCCGCGAGGCTGA
- a CDS encoding D-arabinono-1,4-lactone oxidase, whose product MSDTTKTSTAWRNWAGTVTARPARAVTPSSVEELAEAVRSAAAEGLKIKPVGTGHSFTAIGATDGVHVRPDLLTGIRHIDREAGTVTVEAGTPLKRLNVALAREGLSLTNMGDIMEQTVAGATSTGTHGTGRESASLAAQITALELITADGRVLTCSAKENPEVFSAARIGLGALGIITAITFAVEPIFHLTAREEPMSFGQVTSEFDALVAENEHFEFYWFPHTGNCNTKRNNRTLGPVAPPGRIAGWIEDEFMSNGLFQVVCSLGRAVPRTVPAIAKVSSRALSARTYTDIPYKVYTSPRRVRFVEMEYALPREAAVEALREVRSMVERSPLKISFPVEVRTAPADDIALSTASGRDTAYIAVHMYKGTPYQGYFTAVERIMTAHGGRPHWGKMHTRDAAYLAEAYPRFGEFTALRDRLDPDRLFGNDYLRRVLGD is encoded by the coding sequence ATGAGCGACACCACGAAGACGAGCACCGCCTGGCGTAACTGGGCGGGCACCGTCACCGCCCGCCCCGCGCGGGCGGTGACCCCCTCGTCGGTCGAGGAACTGGCAGAGGCGGTACGGAGTGCCGCCGCCGAGGGCCTGAAGATCAAGCCGGTCGGCACGGGGCACTCGTTCACCGCCATAGGGGCCACCGACGGCGTGCACGTCCGCCCCGACCTGCTCACCGGCATCCGGCACATCGACCGCGAGGCGGGCACGGTCACCGTGGAGGCGGGCACTCCGCTCAAGCGCCTCAACGTGGCGCTCGCCCGTGAGGGTCTGTCGCTCACGAACATGGGCGACATCATGGAGCAGACGGTGGCCGGTGCCACCAGCACCGGAACCCACGGCACCGGCCGCGAGTCGGCCTCGCTGGCCGCCCAGATCACGGCACTTGAGCTGATCACGGCGGACGGCCGCGTCCTGACCTGCTCCGCGAAGGAGAACCCGGAGGTCTTCTCGGCCGCCCGGATCGGTCTGGGCGCGCTCGGCATCATCACCGCGATCACCTTCGCCGTGGAGCCGATCTTCCATCTGACGGCGCGCGAGGAGCCGATGAGCTTCGGCCAGGTCACCTCGGAGTTCGACGCGCTCGTCGCGGAGAACGAGCACTTCGAGTTCTACTGGTTCCCGCACACCGGCAACTGCAATACCAAGCGCAACAACCGCACCCTGGGCCCCGTCGCCCCGCCCGGCAGGATCGCCGGGTGGATCGAGGACGAGTTCATGTCCAACGGGCTCTTCCAGGTGGTCTGTTCGCTCGGCAGGGCCGTGCCGCGCACCGTCCCGGCCATCGCCAAGGTCTCCAGCCGCGCCCTGTCCGCACGCACCTACACGGACATTCCGTACAAGGTCTACACGAGCCCGCGCCGGGTGCGCTTCGTGGAGATGGAGTACGCCCTGCCGCGCGAGGCGGCGGTGGAGGCGCTGCGCGAGGTGCGGTCGATGGTCGAGCGCTCCCCGCTGAAGATCAGCTTCCCGGTGGAGGTGCGCACCGCCCCCGCCGACGACATCGCGCTGTCCACCGCGTCCGGCCGGGACACCGCCTACATCGCGGTCCACATGTACAAGGGCACCCCGTACCAGGGGTACTTCACCGCCGTCGAGCGCATCATGACCGCTCACGGGGGCCGGCCGCACTGGGGCAAGATGCACACCCGCGACGCCGCGTACCTGGCGGAGGCGTACCCGCGCTTCGGGGAGTTCACGGCGCTGCGCGACCGGCTCGACCCGGACCGCCTGTTCGGCAACGACTACCTGCGGCGCGTGCTGGGCGACTGA
- a CDS encoding ABC transporter ATP-binding protein yields MIRTLLSVLGPRYAPPVRRTIALMTATAIAEGLSYALLVPVLRELFGSTPTDAWPWLTAFGAAVAVYAVLRYVSDLSGFQVGATLLSGMYHRLGDHLARLPLGWYASGRVGEVSVLAGRGVLQAMSVIAHLLQPFVSASVTPLTIVAVMLAFDWQLGLAALAAVPVVAAIQLRTSRASTTTDEERERRDAEATDRVVEYLKAQPVLRAGGRTAERFALLDDALQEMQRATRRSTLAALPGVVGLGLTVQAAFTGLLALGAHLALGGSIGVAETLAILILAARCADPLLSLTDIGGQLRVARTVLTKLDAVLRTEPLPVPTDPVRPDGHDLEFDSVTFRHANANANADANADANNRAHEHADDRSPVLDHVSLTVPAGQRLAVVGPSGAGKSTLLQLLARFYDVDAGAVRVGGVDVRAVDPEVLMARFAIVFQDVYLFDGTIEDNVRLGRPTATDADVREAAAAARLDEVVERLPGGWAAHVGEGGARLSGGERQRVSIARALLKDAPVVLLDEVTSALDPVNETAVQEGIERLMAGRTVVMVAHRMHTVRRADRVVFLENGGITEQGSHEDLLLRGGRYADFWSVSLAPVGE; encoded by the coding sequence ATGATCCGCACCCTCCTCAGCGTCCTGGGCCCCCGATACGCCCCACCCGTCCGCCGCACCATCGCCCTGATGACCGCCACCGCCATCGCCGAGGGCCTCTCCTACGCCCTCCTCGTCCCCGTCCTCCGCGAACTCTTCGGCAGCACCCCCACCGACGCCTGGCCCTGGCTGACCGCCTTCGGCGCGGCCGTCGCCGTCTACGCCGTACTGCGCTACGTCAGCGACCTGTCCGGCTTCCAGGTCGGCGCCACCCTGCTCAGCGGCATGTACCACCGCCTCGGCGACCACCTGGCCCGGCTGCCCCTGGGCTGGTACGCCTCCGGCCGCGTCGGCGAGGTGTCCGTGCTCGCGGGCCGGGGCGTCCTCCAGGCGATGTCCGTGATCGCCCACCTGCTCCAGCCGTTCGTCTCCGCGAGCGTCACCCCGCTGACCATCGTCGCCGTGATGCTCGCCTTCGACTGGCAGCTGGGCCTCGCCGCCCTCGCCGCCGTCCCCGTCGTCGCCGCGATCCAGCTCCGGACCTCACGCGCCTCCACCACCACCGACGAGGAACGCGAACGCCGCGACGCAGAAGCCACCGACCGGGTCGTCGAGTACCTCAAGGCCCAGCCCGTCCTGCGCGCGGGCGGTCGCACGGCCGAACGCTTCGCCCTGCTCGACGACGCACTCCAGGAGATGCAGCGCGCCACCCGCCGCTCCACCCTGGCCGCCCTGCCCGGCGTCGTCGGCCTCGGCCTGACCGTGCAGGCGGCCTTCACCGGCCTCCTCGCGCTGGGCGCCCACCTCGCACTCGGCGGCAGCATCGGCGTCGCCGAGACCCTGGCGATCCTGATCCTCGCCGCCCGCTGCGCCGACCCCCTCCTCTCCCTCACCGACATCGGCGGCCAACTCCGCGTCGCCCGAACCGTGTTGACCAAGCTCGACGCCGTCCTGCGCACCGAGCCGCTCCCCGTGCCCACCGACCCGGTCCGCCCTGACGGCCACGACCTGGAATTCGACTCCGTCACCTTCCGGCACGCCAACGCCAACGCCAACGCAGACGCCAACGCAGACGCCAACAACCGTGCCCACGAGCACGCCGACGACCGCTCACCCGTCCTCGACCACGTCTCCCTGACCGTCCCCGCAGGCCAGCGCCTCGCCGTCGTCGGCCCCTCCGGCGCGGGCAAGTCCACCCTGCTCCAACTCCTCGCCCGGTTCTACGACGTCGACGCGGGAGCGGTCCGCGTGGGCGGCGTCGACGTGCGCGCCGTCGACCCGGAGGTCCTGATGGCACGGTTCGCCATCGTGTTCCAGGACGTCTACCTCTTCGACGGCACCATCGAGGACAACGTCCGCCTCGGCCGCCCCACCGCGACCGACGCCGACGTACGCGAAGCGGCGGCAGCGGCCCGCCTCGACGAGGTGGTCGAACGACTCCCCGGCGGCTGGGCCGCTCACGTCGGCGAGGGCGGCGCCCGCCTGTCCGGCGGCGAACGCCAACGCGTCTCGATCGCCCGCGCCCTCCTCAAGGACGCGCCCGTCGTCCTCCTCGACGAGGTGACCTCCGCGCTGGACCCGGTCAACGAGACGGCCGTGCAGGAGGGCATCGAACGCCTGATGGCGGGTCGGACCGTGGTGATGGTCGCGCACCGGATGCACACCGTCCGCCGCGCGGACCGCGTCGTCTTCCTGGAGAACGGCGGCATCACCGAACAGGGCAGCCACGAGGACCTGCTCCTGCGCGGCGGCCGTTACGCCGACTTCTGGAGCGTGTCCCTGGCACCTGTGGGGGAGTGA
- a CDS encoding response regulator transcription factor, giving the protein MRVLVVEDEQLLADAVATGLRREAMAVDVVYDGAAALERIGVNDYDVVVLDRDLPLVHGDDVCRKIVELGMPTRVLMLTASGDVSDRVEGLEIGADDYLPKPFAFTELTARVRALGRRTTVALPPVLERSGIKLDPNRREVFRDGREIQLAPKEFAVLEVLMRSEGAVVSAEQLLEKAWDENTDPFTNVVRVTVMTLRRKLGEPPVIVTVPGSGYRI; this is encoded by the coding sequence GTGCGCGTACTCGTCGTCGAGGACGAGCAGCTGCTCGCCGATGCGGTGGCCACCGGACTGCGCCGGGAGGCCATGGCCGTCGACGTCGTGTACGACGGCGCCGCCGCCCTGGAGCGGATCGGGGTCAACGACTACGACGTCGTGGTCCTGGACCGCGACCTCCCGCTCGTGCACGGCGACGACGTCTGCCGCAAGATCGTCGAGCTGGGCATGCCCACCCGCGTCCTGATGCTCACCGCCTCCGGCGACGTCAGCGACCGCGTGGAGGGCCTGGAGATCGGGGCGGACGACTACCTCCCCAAGCCCTTCGCCTTCACCGAGCTGACCGCCCGCGTGCGCGCCCTGGGGCGTCGCACCACCGTCGCGCTGCCGCCCGTACTGGAGCGCTCCGGCATCAAGCTCGACCCCAACCGGCGCGAGGTCTTCCGCGACGGCCGGGAGATCCAGCTCGCGCCGAAGGAGTTCGCGGTGCTGGAGGTGCTGATGCGCAGCGAGGGCGCCGTGGTGTCGGCGGAGCAGCTGCTGGAGAAGGCGTGGGACGAGAACACCGACCCGTTCACCAACGTCGTGCGGGTGACCGTCATGACCCTGCGCCGCAAGCTGGGCGAGCCTCCCGTCATCGTCACGGTGCCCGGCTCGGGCTACCGGATCTGA
- a CDS encoding MFS transporter codes for MPSPYRTIFAAPGSRSFSAAGLLGRMPLSMMGIGIVTMISQLTGRYGLAGALAATLAMSAAVFGPQISRLVDRHGQGRVLRPATLVAAVAVAGLLVCAQQSAPDWALFVFAAGAGTVPSVGSMVRARWAAIYRGSPRELHTAYAWESIADEICFIFGPIVSIGLSTAWFPEAGPLIAGVFLLIGVFWLTAQRATEPVPHPRDPHRKGGSALRSSGLQVLVATFVATGAVFGSVDVVTVAFAEERGHKAAASLVLAAYALGSCLAGAVFGLLHLKGSPTKRWLLGVCAMAVSMIPLQLAGNLPFLAVALFVAGLAVAPTMVTTMALVEQHVPRAKLTEGMTWTSTGLAVGVSLGSSAAGWAVDGMGADAAYVVSVVSGALAAAVAFLGYRRLGRPATTRGGYGADERHHEDEHRLA; via the coding sequence TTGCCCAGTCCCTACCGCACCATATTCGCCGCCCCCGGCAGCAGGAGCTTCTCGGCGGCGGGCCTTCTCGGCCGGATGCCCCTGTCCATGATGGGCATCGGCATCGTCACCATGATTTCCCAGCTCACCGGCCGTTACGGCCTGGCAGGCGCCCTCGCGGCCACGCTCGCCATGTCGGCGGCGGTGTTCGGGCCGCAGATCTCCCGGCTGGTCGACCGGCACGGCCAGGGCCGGGTGCTGCGCCCGGCGACGCTGGTGGCCGCCGTCGCCGTCGCCGGACTGCTGGTCTGCGCCCAGCAGAGCGCCCCCGACTGGGCGTTGTTCGTCTTCGCGGCGGGCGCGGGCACGGTGCCCAGCGTCGGCTCGATGGTCCGGGCCCGCTGGGCGGCGATCTACCGGGGCTCGCCGCGCGAGCTGCACACCGCGTACGCATGGGAGTCCATAGCCGACGAGATCTGCTTCATCTTCGGGCCGATCGTCTCGATCGGCCTGTCCACGGCCTGGTTCCCGGAGGCGGGCCCGCTAATCGCGGGCGTCTTCCTGCTGATCGGCGTCTTCTGGCTGACCGCTCAGCGCGCCACGGAGCCGGTGCCGCATCCGCGTGATCCCCACCGGAAGGGCGGCTCCGCGCTCAGGTCGTCCGGGCTCCAGGTGCTGGTGGCCACCTTCGTCGCGACGGGCGCCGTCTTCGGGTCGGTCGACGTGGTGACGGTGGCGTTCGCGGAGGAGCGGGGCCACAAGGCGGCGGCGAGCCTGGTGCTGGCCGCGTACGCGCTCGGATCGTGCCTGGCGGGCGCGGTGTTCGGGTTGCTGCATCTGAAGGGGTCGCCCACGAAGAGGTGGCTGCTGGGTGTGTGTGCGATGGCCGTGAGTATGATCCCCCTCCAACTGGCCGGGAACCTTCCGTTTCTGGCCGTGGCGCTCTTTGTCGCGGGCCTTGCCGTCGCACCGACGATGGTGACCACGATGGCCCTCGTCGAACAGCACGTACCCCGCGCCAAACTGACCGAGGGCATGACCTGGACCAGTACCGGTCTCGCCGTCGGCGTCTCGCTCGGTTCGTCCGCCGCAGGGTGGGCCGTCGACGGGATGGGGGCGGACGCGGCGTACGTGGTGTCCGTCGTGTCAGGGGCTCTCGCGGCCGCGGTGGCGTTCCTGGGGTACCGCCGGCTGGGCAGGCCGGCAACGACTCGGGGAGGGTACGGCGCCGATGAGCGACACCACGAAGACGAGCACCGCCTGGCGTAA
- a CDS encoding sulfurtransferase, protein MNAIISAADLAGESAGPRPPVLLDVRWQLGGPNQRPAYEAGHLPGAVFVDLDAELAGPPGSGGRHPLPDPAAFGAVMRRAGVSAGTPVVVYDGGLGWAAARAWWLLRWTGHRDVRVLDGGLAAWTGELSTELPTPAEGDFQPSPGGIGLLDADAAAVLGTSDEGLLLDARAAERYRGDVEPIDRVGGHIPGAVSAPTSENATADGRFKPAAELAERFAALGALKAPTVGVYCGSGVSGAHQVLALELAGVEAALYAGSWSEWSSDASRPVATGPDPR, encoded by the coding sequence ATGAACGCCATCATCTCCGCAGCCGACCTCGCAGGCGAGTCGGCGGGACCCCGTCCGCCCGTCCTCCTCGACGTCCGCTGGCAGCTCGGCGGCCCGAACCAGCGTCCCGCGTACGAGGCCGGGCACCTGCCCGGCGCGGTCTTCGTCGACCTCGACGCGGAACTGGCGGGACCGCCCGGTTCCGGCGGCCGCCACCCGTTGCCCGACCCGGCGGCCTTCGGCGCGGTCATGCGCCGCGCGGGCGTCTCGGCAGGGACTCCCGTCGTCGTGTACGACGGCGGTCTCGGCTGGGCGGCGGCCCGCGCCTGGTGGCTGCTGCGCTGGACGGGGCACCGGGACGTACGGGTCCTGGACGGTGGCCTCGCCGCCTGGACGGGCGAGCTGTCCACGGAACTCCCGACCCCCGCCGAGGGCGATTTCCAGCCGTCCCCCGGCGGCATCGGCCTGCTCGACGCGGACGCCGCCGCCGTGCTGGGCACCTCGGACGAGGGCCTGCTCCTCGACGCCCGCGCGGCCGAGCGCTACCGGGGCGACGTCGAGCCCATCGACCGTGTCGGCGGCCACATCCCGGGCGCCGTCTCCGCCCCCACCAGCGAGAACGCCACCGCCGACGGCCGCTTCAAGCCCGCCGCCGAACTGGCGGAGCGCTTCGCGGCACTGGGCGCGCTGAAGGCCCCGACCGTCGGGGTCTACTGCGGCTCGGGCGTCTCCGGCGCACACCAGGTGCTGGCCCTGGAGCTCGCGGGCGTCGAGGCGGCGCTGTACGCGGGGTCCTGGTCCGAATGGTCGTCGGACGCGTCCCGCCCGGTCGCCACAGGACCCGACCCGCGCTAG
- a CDS encoding ferrochelatase: MPDQPDAVLGDSLLEASDATPYDALLLLSFGGPEGPDDVVPFLQNVTRGRGIPEERLKEVGQHYFLFDGISPINEQNRRLLDALREDFAGHGLDGLPLYWGNRNWDPYLTDTLREITRDGHRRIAVLATSAYASYSGCRQYRENLAESIETLRAEGLTPPRVDKLRHYFNHPGFVRPMADGVLASLAELPSAVRDGAHLAFTTHSIPTAAADASGPVEAHGDGGAYVAAHLDVARLIADAVQDATGVADRPWQLVYQSRSGAPHIPWLEPDICDHLAALHGAGAPAVVMVPIGFVSDHMEVLYDLDTEATAKAAELGLPVARSATVGADPRFAAAVRELLLERAATERGLAVRPCALGSLGPSHDLCPVGCCPSRSPKPAAAGADSPYA; encoded by the coding sequence ATGCCTGATCAGCCCGATGCGGTCCTCGGCGACTCGCTCCTCGAAGCGTCCGACGCGACCCCTTACGACGCCCTGCTGCTGCTCTCCTTCGGCGGTCCCGAGGGCCCCGACGACGTGGTCCCGTTCCTCCAGAACGTGACGCGGGGCCGCGGCATCCCCGAGGAGCGCCTCAAGGAGGTGGGGCAGCACTACTTCCTCTTCGACGGCATCAGCCCGATCAACGAGCAGAACCGCCGCCTCCTGGACGCCCTCCGCGAGGACTTCGCCGGGCACGGCCTCGACGGCCTCCCGCTCTACTGGGGCAACCGCAACTGGGACCCGTACCTGACGGACACCCTGCGCGAGATCACCCGCGACGGCCACCGGCGCATCGCCGTCCTGGCCACCAGCGCCTACGCCTCCTACTCGGGCTGCCGCCAGTACCGGGAGAACCTCGCCGAGTCGATCGAGACGCTGCGCGCGGAGGGGCTGACCCCGCCCCGAGTCGACAAACTCCGCCACTACTTCAACCACCCCGGCTTCGTACGCCCGATGGCCGACGGCGTCCTCGCCTCCCTGGCCGAACTCCCCTCAGCCGTCCGCGACGGCGCGCACCTCGCCTTCACCACGCACTCCATCCCGACGGCGGCGGCGGACGCCTCGGGCCCCGTCGAGGCACACGGGGACGGCGGCGCCTACGTCGCTGCGCACCTCGACGTCGCCCGCCTGATCGCCGACGCCGTCCAGGACGCCACGGGCGTCGCCGACCGCCCCTGGCAGCTCGTCTACCAGTCCCGCTCCGGCGCACCGCACATCCCGTGGCTGGAGCCCGACATCTGCGACCACCTCGCAGCGCTGCACGGCGCGGGTGCTCCCGCCGTCGTCATGGTCCCGATCGGCTTCGTCTCCGACCACATGGAGGTCCTGTACGACCTGGACACGGAGGCCACCGCCAAGGCCGCCGAACTGGGCCTGCCCGTCGCCCGCTCCGCCACCGTCGGCGCGGACCCGCGCTTCGCCGCCGCGGTCCGCGAACTCCTCCTCGAACGTGCCGCCACCGAACGGGGCCTCGCCGTCCGCCCCTGCGCGCTGGGCTCCCTCGGCCCCAGCCACGACCTCTGCCCGGTCGGCTGCTGCCCCTCCCGCTCCCCGAAACCGGCGGCGGCGGGCGCGGACTCTCCGTACGCGTAG
- the sepH gene encoding septation protein SepH, with protein MPELRVVAVSNDGTRLVLKAADSTEYTLPIDERLRAAVRNDRARLGQIEIEVESHLRPRDIQARIRAGASAEEVAQMAGIPVDRVRRFEGPVLAERAFMAERARKTPVRRPGENAGPQLGEAVHERLLLRGADKETVLWDSWRRDDGTWEVLLVYRVAGEPHSASWTYDPPRRLVAAVDDEARSLIGESDDLPAAPEPSFPFVPRIARLPRDRPLDRALDRSLERPLDRALDRQLERPSPPVMPAMDADDGGSERDSLTSLLEAVPSFRGDMVVPERQVPPPPPEPPTAIEADEPESVPEEPPAAAGAGAAYADVLMPRAVAGHRDRLVGTTDRQAEADGVRPGRRAAVPSWDEIVFGTRRKKQE; from the coding sequence ATGCCCGAACTGCGTGTCGTGGCCGTCAGCAACGACGGCACACGGCTGGTTTTGAAGGCTGCGGACAGCACGGAGTACACGCTTCCGATCGACGAGCGACTGCGTGCCGCCGTCCGCAACGACCGCGCCCGACTCGGCCAGATCGAGATCGAGGTGGAGAGTCACCTCCGCCCTCGCGACATCCAGGCGCGGATACGAGCAGGAGCCTCTGCCGAAGAGGTCGCCCAGATGGCCGGAATCCCGGTCGACCGGGTGCGCCGCTTCGAGGGCCCCGTGCTCGCCGAGCGCGCCTTCATGGCCGAGCGCGCACGGAAGACGCCGGTGCGGCGTCCCGGTGAGAACGCGGGACCGCAGCTCGGCGAGGCGGTGCACGAGCGGCTGCTGCTGCGCGGCGCCGACAAGGAGACGGTCCTCTGGGACTCCTGGCGTCGTGACGACGGCACCTGGGAGGTCCTCCTCGTCTACCGGGTGGCGGGCGAACCGCACTCGGCGAGCTGGACGTACGACCCGCCGCGCAGGCTGGTCGCTGCCGTGGACGACGAGGCGCGCTCGCTGATCGGCGAGAGCGACGACCTGCCCGCGGCTCCCGAGCCGAGCTTCCCGTTCGTGCCCCGCATCGCGCGGCTGCCGCGCGACCGGCCGCTGGACCGGGCCCTCGACCGTTCCCTGGAACGGCCGCTGGACCGTGCCCTGGACCGGCAGCTGGAGCGGCCCTCGCCGCCCGTCATGCCTGCCATGGACGCGGACGACGGTGGGTCCGAGCGCGATTCGCTGACCAGCCTCCTGGAGGCCGTGCCCAGCTTCCGAGGGGACATGGTGGTGCCGGAGCGTCAGGTTCCGCCGCCTCCGCCGGAGCCGCCGACGGCGATCGAGGCGGACGAACCCGAATCCGTACCGGAGGAGCCCCCCGCGGCCGCCGGGGCGGGTGCGGCGTACGCGGACGTACTGATGCCGCGTGCCGTGGCGGGCCACCGGGACCGGCTCGTCGGCACGACGGACCGGCAGGCGGAGGCGGACGGCGTACGTCCGGGCCGCCGGGCCGCGGTGCCGAGCTGGGACGAGATCGTCTTCGGCACGCGCAGGAAGAAGCAGGAGTAA